Sequence from the Bubalus kerabau isolate K-KA32 ecotype Philippines breed swamp buffalo chromosome 17, PCC_UOA_SB_1v2, whole genome shotgun sequence genome:
GAGTGCCACCCCCGGGCCCCCGCCCCTCAGGGCCCCCCAGAGCAGGGGCACCAGCCCCTGTCGGCCAGCCTCCTACCTGGAATTCCAGGCCAGTGGGGCTGATGCCTGGCCTCCCCCAGCTGAGAACAGCTTCCCAGGTGCTAGTTTTGGGGTCCCCCCAACTGAGCCGGAGCCCTTTCCCGAAGGCGGCAGCCCCGGGGTGGCGGCCTTTCAGTACCCCTTCCCGGAGCTGCACGGGGCTGGCCGGAGACCCTTCCCGGAGGACACAGCCGGGCCCAAGTACCCCGAACGGGCGCTGGTGCTCGCCTTCCACCAGCCTCGGGGGGCGTGGCCGGAGGCGGTGGGCACGGGCCCGGCCTGCCCCCTGGCTGCCCGCccggcccccccgcccccgccctgctACTCCAGCCGACCCGGCGGCCTCGAGGCCCCCAGCAACCTTGGCGGTGCGCCCCCTCCCCCTAGTgctgctcccccagcccccaagcCCTTCTCGGAGAGCACAGCCACCTTCCAGGATGGTTTGCACGAGAACATGACCAAAGTGCTCCCTGAGAGACCTCCTTCGGCCCACGAAGGGCTGGGGAGCCCCAGGGGGCCCCCAAACTCCCTGTCCCAGAGGCAGTTTCCCGGGCAGGCCTATGGAAGCCCTGGAGCCAGCGGGGTGGGCACCAGCCCAGGGCCTCGGGACACAGAGCTGGCCGCCTCAGGGCCCCCCACCGCCAGACTGCCCCCGCTGTgggaccccaccccagccccttaCCCTCCGCCTCCCCTGGGTCCCCCAGCCACCACGTTCTTcgaagcccagcccagcccaggccaGCGGCTCAGCCTGCCCCAGAGCCCCCCACTGCCTTGGCCCCAGGTTCTCCCAGCCACCGGGCCCGGCCCCCACCAAATGGAGATGCTGAACCGGCTGCCCTTCCCCCCAGGGGCCCCTGAGTGGCAGGGGGGCAGCCAGGGAGCCCTGGGTGCTGTGGGCAAGACACCCGGGCCGGGTGAGAAGCTGGCCGTCCTGAGAAACAGCCCGGGCCAGCACGGCAGTGGCTCTCCTGGCCTGTTTGCCTACAACGGGCTGAAGGACCCAGGAGCCCAGCCCCTGTTCTTTGGGGCAGCCCAGCCCCAGGCCTCACCCCGGGGACCCCCTGGCCTGCCCCCGCCCAGGGTGGTGGGAGCCTCCCCCAGTGAGTCCCCCCTGCCCTCGCCAGCCACCCACACGGCCAGCAGCACCTGCTCGTCACTCTCCCCACTGTCCAGCAGCCCAGCCAACCCCAGCTCAGACGAGAGCCAGGTGCCCGGGCCGCTCGTGCCCTCTGCCTTCTTccacccagcccctcaccctcagGAAGCTGGCAGCCCCTTCCCGTCCCCTGAGCCCTCGCACAGCCTCCCCATCCACTACCAGCCAGAGCCAGCCAAGACCTTCCCTTTCCCCACAGAGGGGCTGGAGGAGACCCCGTTCCCCAGCTCGGGGCTCCAGGCGGGCAGTGCGGGCCTGGAGGGCTTCCCTCAGGGGCCACCCCCCTACTCCGCCCACCACTTCCCCCTCAGCAGCGCCAGCCTGGACCAGCTGGACGTGCTGCTCACCTGCAGGCAGTGTGACCGGAACTACAGCAGCCTGGCCGCCTTCCTGGGCCACCGGCAGTTCTGCGGCCTGCTGCCAGCCAGGGCCCAGGACAGCCACCAGCAGCCCCCGGGGCTCCCTGCGCCCCACAGAGTGCCAGCTGGCAGGACCCCGAGCCCGCTCAGCCACACCAGGACAGCTCCCTTCCTGCTGGGTGGAGACCTCCGGCCCGATGGCAGAGATGACCCCCTGAGGACGAGCTTCCTGCCTGGCCCCACCGCCACCCCCTTCCCACTCCCCACAGGGGACCTGGACCTGGAGGACGCTGCCAAGCTGGACAGCCTCATCACGGAGGCGCTCAACGGCCTGGAGTACCAGTCTGACAACCCCGAGATCGACAGCAGCTTCATTGACGTCTTCACCGACGAGGAACCTTCCGGCCCCAAGGGCCCCGCTGCCGGGCAGACGCCCAAGGCCAGGCTGGGGGCGACACCAGAGAAcaaagccccagccccagccccgcccccagcagTGGATGTCCCGCTGGAGACCCAGCCCCGCCAGCCCGGGGATGGGGGCAACCCGGCCGGCCCCAGGCCCAAAACCCGCTCCCTGGGCCCAGCACCTGCAGAGACAGATGGGGCCAGCCTGGCTGGCCAGCAGAGGAGAGGAAAGCGGTTCAAGTTGTTccggaaagagctggacacggttAACACCACCAAGAGGCCTGGCAGGGGCTCCAGGGCCACCCGCCTGAGGCCACGGAGGAAAGGCCGGGCTGAGGCCCATCCGCGGGATCTCAGAACCCAGGCCCCCAAGAGCCACACAGACCCCGGGGGCCGGGCCCCGCTGGTGGAGACCAGAAGCTCCCGGCGCCTCCGACTGTCCCCTGGCCAGGACTGCAGGCGGAGGCGGGCACGGGGCGGCACCTGGAGCAAGGAGCTCATCCACAAGATCGTGCAGCAGAAGAACCGGGCGGGCGGGCGAGGCCCGGCCCCAGGCGCCGCAGACGGCGGGCCCCAGCATTGCGACTGCGCTGCCTCCGAGTCTGAGGAGGAGGACAGACCACGGGCCCCCGGCTCCCGCTTCAGAGGCCGGCCCCGCCCCAGCGGCCGGCGATGGCGCCGGGgcgagaagaggaaggaagtggaCTTGACCCCAGGCCTCAGAGAGGATGGGCAGCAGCAGAAACCCAGGAAGGTGGTGAAGCAGGAGGCTGCAAGGTCCAGGGGCTACCTGGGCCCCGAGGAGCCGGGCCGGCCTGGGCCAGGCCCCAGCCAGAGTCCCGGGGCCCAGGGCCCATTGCACGGCCCAGAGGCTGGAGTGGacctggaggagaaggggccccAGCATCTCCTGCGGGATCTCATCGGCACCAAGACCCTAGAGGAGAGCCATCCGCCTCCAGGCTTCCCTCAAGACACTGAGACCCCTGAAATCACTGACGGCCTTCCCCCTGATGCCACGGAACTTCACAAGgaggctccaggctcctctccagctCCCTGCAGGGGAGGTGGCCCCTGCCCCTCAGCCCCAGAGCGACCGCAGCTCCATGGGGAGGACGCAGGGCTGCCCCTCGCAAGCTCACCCACATTGGGTGCACGTCGGTGCTTGGAGCCAGTCGCCTCCCAGGACAGAGAGGACTCGCCTGCCTCTCCATCCGGAGAATCACTGGTGCCTGTTGCTAACGCTGTCCATATGGTCCACTTGGACCCCAGCACCCTCTTTGTGAAGACCCCTGGTCTTGGAGAGTCCATGGAGGCTCCAGCTGCCAGAAAGGGGCCTCAGCCCTACAGCAGCCCTCACAGTGAGCTGCTCCTTGGACCCAAAGACCTGGCCGGCTGTTTCCACGAAGACCTGGGCTCCCGGTCCTCAGCCCCAGACAGCCCACTAGCCATTAGGGCACACCTCCACCAGGATGACCACGATGCCAGTTCCCCAGAGCCAAAGCCACCCAGGAGCCCGCCCTACACAGGCATCACAGACCCAGGCAGAGGCCAATCGGCACTGGCCTTGGAGCCCACGCCCCTCCCCTTGGGGATGCCCAGGGACAACTTCAACCCGCCGCCCTATGGCAGCCTCTCTGGGCGCGGGGACACCCCTGCACTGCGTGCGTGTGCTGCTCTTCCCCTGAGGAAACCCCAGCTAGACCCACCGTACCCCTTGTTTCTGCCTGAAAGGGGCTGGTCCCTGCTGGAGGAAGTGTCCCCAGTGCCGCCTGGCCACCCAGGCCTTTTTCCCGGCCTCTCGGCGGAGAAGACTTTCAGTCAGCAGCGTCCCACTGAAGGGCCCGTGGCTGCCAGCCTCAGCGCTCTGCCCACCAGGGCTGTCGAGTGTAGCACTGCCAGTACCGGCGACCTGTCTGAGGAGGAGCTGGAAATCAAACGGCTGGTCACGGAACTGGAGAGTCAGCTGCAGAGCAGAGGCCCACAGGGGGCCCCGGGAGAGCCATGCAGGGCCAGCAACACTGTTCCCCGGGATCCAAGTCCACACGGGGAGGGGGTGGACACCACAGGGGATGCCCTGGCGAGCCCCCAGGAGGAGTGGCCCTCACCCTTGGTCCCCAGCACCCACAAGGACGTGGTTCCTCGGGGTCCTTCCAGCCCCATGGGGGCCAGCCTCAGTTTCCAATCAGTGCAGAAAGCCAGAGTCCCGAAGACAAGGCTCCCCAGGGCTGAAGGGGGCCAAAGGGCCCACCAGGAAATCTGTGTACCGGACCCCATGTCAGATGTGGGGAGTTTAGCAAAGTGCAGCCCAAGCCTGGAACCTTCGCTTCCTAAGGGTCACGGAGTCCCGGGAACACAACATAGCCAAGGCCTCCCGCTGCTCCTTCCCCGCCCACCAAGAGGGGGGGTTTCCCCGGGACCCCAGAAAGCACCTGGGCCCTGTCAAGATCCTCTGGAGCTGGAGGCATTCAGCAGCCCCACTGCCCATCTAGCCCCTGGCTTGGCATTTCGGGGTGCTGAGCTTCTGCCTCTGGGCGCCACCCCACCTTCTGCCGCCATTCATAGCAGTGCCCCCAGGGGACACTCTGTGAGCAGCACAGGTGAGCCAGGAGGAACAGAGCTCCTGCCCGCTGTCAAGGCGGGCCCTGTCCCTGAGGGCAAGGAGGAGTTTGTGCCAGTGGGAGTCTCTCCGAGTTGTGCCTCCATACCCAACCCCAGCCCAGGCGGGAGGCTCCAGAAACCAGCCTCCAGCCCACTTCATCAGCTGCAGCTCCTGGTGGCCAGAGCGGCTGAGAAGGGAGATGATGCCCGGGGCTCAAGAGTGACCCCCACTGCTGATGCCCAGAGCCCTCTGCACAGCAACCCCTCAGATGTGGGAGACGATGGCAAGGAAGGAGAGACAGTGGcccacagccctgccctgggcTCCCTGGGAGACATGCAGATGACCACTGTGGCCAGACATCAGCTGAAGCCAGATGAAGATGGACATGCAGGCACACACGGCCAGGCCAGGAAGCCCAGGGGCCAAGCCAAAGCCGGACACCTGCAGCCAGGCGACCGAGGGAGGCCAGGGGGACCGGACAGCTGCACCACAGCCAGTGCCGACCCTGAAACCACACCAGCTGGGCTGGTCGGGGCTGCAGACCAGCTGGGGGCACAGCTCCAGGGAAGCAGGGCAGCCATGGGCCTTTGCAACAAGGCACAGGCCATCCCAAGCCCTACCTCCTCTAAAGCAGACTCTTCAGTCCCAGCCTTGGTGGCAGCCCACACCCCAGACAGGCCCCGGGACTGGACTCTGGAGGCGGTGGCAGCTGGcccaggccttaggaagcatctgcTGTTCTCTGGGGAAAGCCCAGAGCCCCCCACCAGGGATCTGGCCAGCCGCACCCCCTCGTCCACCTCTGCAGCCCCCTCCGATCCCCGTGGCCTCAAGCCCCTACACCAGGAAGGCCCTCCCGCGGCACCTTCAGGGGAGCTCGGGCAACTGCTCCCAGCATCTCCATCCCACAGGGGCACTGCCAGCTCTCAGCTTCTGTCGGCCTCCTCTCCCACCTGGACACCTCCAGAAGGGGCCGAGCGCAGCCCAGCAACCACATGCACTGCAGCACCCCTGGCAGTGTCCCCCTCTTTGAAGACAAGCCACCGTGGCCTCAAGGAAAGCCCGGCTCACCACCCTCTCCTGGAGGACGGCAGCCCCCTGGAAGACCCTCCCAAGGAGCCCAGCTTCGTCAGTGTTGTCAGTGCCGCCCACAGAGGGGCCCGCCCTGGAGGTCATGTGTCAAAAACCCTAGAAGCTTCCAGAAAAGAGAGGCCAAGGGACTCCCCTGCCCatgccacccctccccacccaatGACAGTCAGCACCCCGGGAGTGACTGTCAAGGCTGCTGCCCTGCCCAGCATCCCCACCACAGATGGCCTGGGGGCACTCAGAGGTCCCAGGGCTGAATGGCCAGACCCCAGGGGAGTTCTGCCCATCATGCACCCAGATGGggtgcccacaggctcctcctcCGAACCCCTAGGCAACAGGGAAGGCCAGGGTGTCACCACTGTGCCCATTGACCCTTCCACACTGGGGGCCATGTGGCCAGATCCCCACACTTGCCAAGAAGGCAAGGCTCTGGCTAGCCtccaaggacaggagagcctggagaCGCCTGGGGCCGGGCCCCCTGCCATTACTAAGGCGTCCGAGGCTGGCGCCAGGGGTGTGCCAGTGATGTGCCCTCCCACAGAGCTCTGCCCAGGCAGCACAACCAGCGACTCCAGAGCCCACTTCCCCCAAAGTGCCCTCCACCAGAGACCCCAGGCAGATGCCCTCAGTCCCCAGGACCTCAGACAGAAGCCTCGTGGCTTTAAAAAGAAGCCGGTGTTCACCGAGAATGGCCACTGGAGGGGCGGAGCCCCCAGTGGGTGGCCGGTGACCTGCGAGGTCTGCTCAGCTTCCTTCCGCTCCGGGCCAGGCCTGAGCCGCCACCGAGCTAGGAAGCATGGGCTGCACAAGGGTGCTACATCCCAGCCAAGCCCAGCGCCCCCACCTGCTCCCCAGATGTGCCACCGCCCCGGGAAGAAGAGTCGCAGAGCTCTGGGGAAGGAGGAACCTGGGCGCTTGGTGGGAGACCCCAGCCAGGCCGGGGAGCCGCCCCCTATCTGTGGCTCTACACCTCCTGAGGATGCCCTGGGTCCCGAGACATCCAAGGGGCTCAGGCAGGGGCTCAGCCTTCTGGGAGCTCCAGGCTGTCCCCCACGCTGGGAGCCACACACCCCAGATACAATCAGGCAAGGAGTGGACGTGAAGCCTGCAGAGCCCAGGAAACAGGACCGGCTCGAGAGGGAAGAACTCCGACCCAAACAGGCAGAGAAAGGCGGGGGCCAGAGGCGCGGCAGACCACCCACAGATTTCCCCAGCGAGTCAGAGGGGAAATCTAACAAGAAAGCGAGGAAGCCCAGAGCGA
This genomic interval carries:
- the ZNF469 gene encoding zinc finger protein 469; translated protein: MPGEQPLGAPPPTMTGDLQPCPAASGTGGPLRPPGEISALANRTTKAMGSRAQTMDDPKTQAQQAGKGVTEAPLPRAQALSSVPSKGSSPQTPAGSNLMQARVRRASRVAGSPQQLYSLSIASTRPKPALDGKTPESLQPEALRPLDAEAPPSQGTRAGLRPGHPRAEASPAPEELSFQKCFQETPSSFTSTNYTSPSATPGPPPLRAPQSRGTSPCRPASYLEFQASGADAWPPPAENSFPGASFGVPPTEPEPFPEGGSPGVAAFQYPFPELHGAGRRPFPEDTAGPKYPERALVLAFHQPRGAWPEAVGTGPACPLAARPAPPPPPCYSSRPGGLEAPSNLGGAPPPPSAAPPAPKPFSESTATFQDGLHENMTKVLPERPPSAHEGLGSPRGPPNSLSQRQFPGQAYGSPGASGVGTSPGPRDTELAASGPPTARLPPLWDPTPAPYPPPPLGPPATTFFEAQPSPGQRLSLPQSPPLPWPQVLPATGPGPHQMEMLNRLPFPPGAPEWQGGSQGALGAVGKTPGPGEKLAVLRNSPGQHGSGSPGLFAYNGLKDPGAQPLFFGAAQPQASPRGPPGLPPPRVVGASPSESPLPSPATHTASSTCSSLSPLSSSPANPSSDESQVPGPLVPSAFFHPAPHPQEAGSPFPSPEPSHSLPIHYQPEPAKTFPFPTEGLEETPFPSSGLQAGSAGLEGFPQGPPPYSAHHFPLSSASLDQLDVLLTCRQCDRNYSSLAAFLGHRQFCGLLPARAQDSHQQPPGLPAPHRVPAGRTPSPLSHTRTAPFLLGGDLRPDGRDDPLRTSFLPGPTATPFPLPTGDLDLEDAAKLDSLITEALNGLEYQSDNPEIDSSFIDVFTDEEPSGPKGPAAGQTPKARLGATPENKAPAPAPPPAVDVPLETQPRQPGDGGNPAGPRPKTRSLGPAPAETDGASLAGQQRRGKRFKLFRKELDTVNTTKRPGRGSRATRLRPRRKGRAEAHPRDLRTQAPKSHTDPGGRAPLVETRSSRRLRLSPGQDCRRRRARGGTWSKELIHKIVQQKNRAGGRGPAPGAADGGPQHCDCAASESEEEDRPRAPGSRFRGRPRPSGRRWRRGEKRKEVDLTPGLREDGQQQKPRKVVKQEAARSRGYLGPEEPGRPGPGPSQSPGAQGPLHGPEAGVDLEEKGPQHLLRDLIGTKTLEESHPPPGFPQDTETPEITDGLPPDATELHKEAPGSSPAPCRGGGPCPSAPERPQLHGEDAGLPLASSPTLGARRCLEPVASQDREDSPASPSGESLVPVANAVHMVHLDPSTLFVKTPGLGESMEAPAARKGPQPYSSPHSELLLGPKDLAGCFHEDLGSRSSAPDSPLAIRAHLHQDDHDASSPEPKPPRSPPYTGITDPGRGQSALALEPTPLPLGMPRDNFNPPPYGSLSGRGDTPALRACAALPLRKPQLDPPYPLFLPERGWSLLEEVSPVPPGHPGLFPGLSAEKTFSQQRPTEGPVAASLSALPTRAVECSTASTGDLSEEELEIKRLVTELETPGLAFRGAELLPLGATPPSAAIHSSAPRGHSVSSTGEPGGTELLPAVKAGPVPEGKEEFVPVGVSPSCASIPNPSPGGRLQKPASSPLHQLQLLVARAAEKGDDARGSRVTPTADAQSPLHSNPSDVGDDGKEGETVAHSPALGSLGDMQMTTVARHQLKPDEDGHAGTHGQARKPRGQAKAGHLQPGDRGRPGGPDSCTTASADPETTPAGLVGAADQLGAQLQGSRAAMGLCNKAQAIPSPTSSKADSSVPALVAAHTPDRPRDWTLEAVAAGPGLRKHLLFSGESPEPPTRDLASRTPSSTSAAPSDPRGLKPLHQEGPPAAPSGELGQLLPASPSHRGTASSQLLSASSPTWTPPEGAERSPATTCTAAPLAVSPSLKTSHRGLKESPAHHPLLEDGSPLEDPPKEPSFVSVVSAAHRGARPGGHVSKTLEASRKERPRDSPAHATPPHPMTVSTPGVTVKAAALPSIPTTDGLGALRGPRAEWPDPRGVLPIMHPDGVPTGSSSEPLGNREGQGVTTVPIDPSTLGAMWPDPHTCQEGKALASLQGQESLETPGAGPPAITKASEAGARGVPVMCPPTELCPGSTTSDSRAHFPQSALHQRPQADALSPQDLRQKPRGFKKKPVFTENGHWRGGAPSGWPVTCEVCSASFRSGPGLSRHRARKHGLHKGATSQPSPAPPPAPQMCHRPGKKSRRALGKEEPGRLVGDPSQAGEPPPICGSTPPEDALGPETSKGLRQGLSLLGAPGCPPRWEPHTPDTIRQGVDVKPAEPRKQDRLEREELRPKQAEKGGGQRRGRPPTDFPSESEGKSNKKARKPRARRFREESNPQAPANVTPDRSCWSPSTSAANCCRLSPKTEQETKATQLPPAATDPEETPAQKPPGDWVACPRMVEGAPPGEGPGEQKAALARGCGGPRETKTSGICEEPLRVTGAKPAGDSREADSRSGHSVWEEHGLPRGPPETRGSEAGGTISSPCSQAPPHSPAEGVPEQEGMAPKPPSPECGDPLSLLDDEASFSQLFPLGDRLARKKNPRVYGKRCKKSKPPPRVEPSGQVGGSVTLPSARLPTDLSDSGSLCLSHEDPWGDEATDLPESFLLEGFLNSKVPGIDPWAPGPSLWALEPHLETKPCCAEDHPSENIPKLHMVPAAWRGLELQAPEDEVTSSLGDASPEPPNLEREHYDGGVPRSAADLETLSTKLEIQDLSFLGACEDPVGLPSTSFLDVKATAGSQGPRSRTEEADGARRAAGEGQHAKARRASYKCRVCFQRFHGLGELDLHKLAHSPSPPPTCYMCVERRFGSRELLREHLLEKHVQSKAGLWACGMCLREVADVWMYNEHLREHAVRFARKGQARRSLGDLPACWEGGGVVTHFLSGIAGQASRSHRGKRSVAGKAGGGCAEASGPDAGAGKAFPRERPRPQARSRGCDAVGASAQGSPSACARPAPAGGASPEAHPHGEPPLPAVPVHQDCKDPARDCHHCGKRFPKPFKLQRHLAVHSPQRVYLCPQCPRVYPEHQELRAHLGGEHGLSGELELAHTPLYACELCANVTHISKRSFVCSSCNYTFAKKEQFDRHMDKHRRKGQQPFTFRGVRRPGAPGRKASAREGTLPSKRRRVAAPGSPARSSADGPLSQGSSPTPSEGSLPALLQPCPEAAPSTTAGQLGTPERPIDPLGHQELLPPSLSPFPAASAGGKDGHKPDQALESSEDEASPGSPEHLLQQAFPLGGSLPRLGAADQEVEEKRAAGPLSGKHRTPSAPGKCAPDHHPEAPSLLWKEKQVSTCLLVPAGATGGPSHRGSAPKPRGCGSLSKDKSSSSTPNKAPKIPGQLKKAVASPVPGELPRGTEERLKPTALKAKPGFQGAGGPRQGTKAVGGSQPQPASGRLQSETATTPAKPDCPGQGPAPDKALPRALAKGYPKGPREAGGQGLRGSLSPREDADSSEKKRKGRAPEPARSEGVGSLGKGPSAPDKPPRAPRKQATPSRVIPAKPKPKPKPSSQNSSMLPQPSEVQKREPSHAHGDLRCNKEGLSKALPQTRPLHRPPRKGGALHSAEPPNPRACRTAESQSHLLSQLFGQRLTSFKIPLKKDSSE